From the genome of Longimicrobiales bacterium, one region includes:
- a CDS encoding septum formation family protein, whose protein sequence is MTARQLITVGILAAAVGIGLTKAATRGDDEFIAESETLSAFEVRVGDCFDDGAFMGNEVQDIPAVPCAEPHDNEVYATFDMPGDKWPGDAAADQAAMAVCYDRFRAAIGKPYKDSVIDFTTMYPSERSWNQGGDREVVCIAFRMDLEKLTETVRDSGI, encoded by the coding sequence ATGACAGCACGCCAACTCATTACTGTGGGAATCCTCGCCGCCGCGGTCGGAATCGGCCTCACAAAGGCGGCGACGCGCGGAGACGACGAGTTCATCGCCGAGTCGGAAACCCTCAGTGCCTTCGAGGTACGGGTCGGCGACTGCTTCGACGACGGCGCATTTATGGGCAACGAGGTGCAGGACATTCCGGCAGTCCCCTGTGCAGAGCCTCACGACAATGAGGTCTACGCCACGTTTGACATGCCCGGAGATAAGTGGCCGGGCGATGCCGCGGCAGATCAGGCGGCAATGGCGGTGTGCTATGATCGCTTCAGGGCGGCGATCGGGAAGCCGTATAAAGATTCCGTCATCGACTTCACAACGATGTACCCGAGTGAGCGATCGTGGAATCAGGGCGGCGACAGAGAAGTCGTCTGCATCGCCTTCCGCATGGATCTCGAGAAGCTCACTGAAACGGTCCGCGACTCAGGCATCTAG
- a CDS encoding 4a-hydroxytetrahydrobiopterin dehydratase: MPAVQTETKLTPDSVRGWMNTRRGWKRRSNKLTKEFQFKRFRDSIVFVNRVATLADTHKHYPDIDIRTGNVTLTLSTQKVGGISEKDLNLAEQIDFATSFGENRQ; the protein is encoded by the coding sequence ATGCCAGCAGTGCAGACAGAAACGAAACTGACCCCAGATTCAGTGCGGGGGTGGATGAACACCCGACGGGGTTGGAAGAGGCGGTCGAACAAACTCACTAAAGAGTTCCAGTTCAAGCGCTTTCGTGACTCCATCGTGTTTGTGAACCGTGTCGCGACGCTCGCGGACACGCACAAGCACTACCCAGACATCGATATACGGACTGGGAACGTGACGTTGACGCTTTCGACCCAAAAAGTCGGTGGTATTTCTGAGAAGGATCTCAATCTCGCGGAACAGATTGACTTCGCGACGTCCTTCGGGGAGAACCGACAGTAG
- a CDS encoding alpha/beta fold hydrolase translates to MVHKSPFKPDHRLFPFESKWFDSRVGKVHYVDEGAGDPILLLHGNPTWSFLYRGIIIRLKKHFRCIAVDYPGFGLSTRPDTYGYTPAEQANVVRDLVRHLDLKNLTIMGQDWGGPIGLRVAVDELPRVRALVMGNTWFWPVDSWQGKSFAYVMSMAPVQSQIINNNFFVEKVMPWAVKHPLSDEVMDHYREALPTPTSRMGVAEFPVQLMAATHWLRDLEEDVQTSLPHVPMLLTWGMHDLMFTRPFMERFRETFTNCRVQRLDAKHYIQEDAPKEISAAIQSFLESPGKEGA, encoded by the coding sequence TTGGTACACAAATCTCCTTTCAAGCCCGACCACCGACTGTTCCCGTTCGAGTCGAAATGGTTCGACAGCCGTGTCGGGAAGGTCCACTACGTGGACGAAGGGGCCGGCGATCCGATCCTGCTTCTGCACGGAAACCCGACATGGAGTTTCCTCTATCGCGGAATCATCATCCGCCTGAAGAAACACTTCAGGTGTATCGCCGTCGACTATCCGGGATTCGGTCTTTCGACCCGCCCCGATACGTATGGGTACACTCCAGCCGAACAGGCCAACGTCGTGCGGGATCTGGTGCGACACCTCGATCTTAAAAACCTGACAATTATGGGGCAGGACTGGGGTGGCCCCATCGGGCTCAGGGTCGCCGTCGATGAACTGCCTCGAGTCCGGGCCTTGGTCATGGGTAACACGTGGTTCTGGCCGGTGGATTCATGGCAGGGAAAGTCATTCGCATACGTGATGTCGATGGCCCCGGTGCAGAGCCAGATTATCAATAACAATTTCTTCGTCGAGAAAGTCATGCCGTGGGCAGTGAAGCACCCGCTTTCCGACGAAGTCATGGACCACTATCGAGAAGCGCTCCCGACACCCACCAGCCGCATGGGTGTAGCGGAGTTCCCTGTCCAGTTGATGGCAGCGACACACTGGCTCAGGGATCTGGAGGAAGATGTGCAGACCTCCCTCCCACACGTGCCGATGCTCCTGACCTGGGGCATGCACGATCTGATGTTCACACGGCCGTTCATGGAGCGTTTCCGGGAGACGTTTACCAACTGCCGGGTGCAGCGCCTCGACGCCAAGCACTACATCCAGGAAGACGCCCCGAAGGAGATTTCTGCAGCGATCCAGTCGTTCCTCGAGTCTCCGGGCAAGGAGGGCGCATGA
- the crcB gene encoding fluoride efflux transporter CrcB, producing the protein MTPIVVGLGGALGALTRYYGTEFVRRLVGDSLPWGTFAVNIIGAFALGFLMVWLQSRAPSTQVRQFIGIGFLGSFTTFSTFSYETVAMAREGHFWQAGGYAASSMAFGIVAVVAGAVIASTLSPTGN; encoded by the coding sequence ATGACACCGATCGTTGTAGGTCTGGGCGGGGCGCTGGGTGCGCTCACCCGCTACTACGGCACCGAATTTGTCCGGCGACTAGTCGGTGATTCACTGCCATGGGGCACCTTCGCGGTCAACATCATCGGGGCCTTCGCCCTGGGCTTCCTCATGGTATGGCTTCAGTCGCGCGCGCCATCGACTCAGGTTCGACAGTTCATCGGAATCGGGTTCCTCGGATCGTTCACGACGTTCAGCACCTTCAGCTACGAAACCGTGGCCATGGCCCGCGAGGGCCATTTCTGGCAGGCCGGCGGATACGCGGCTTCATCCATGGCCTTCGGGATCGTCGCAGTAGTCGCGGGCGCGGTCATCGCCTCTACGCTCAGTCCGACGGGAAATTGA
- a CDS encoding enoyl-[acyl-carrier-protein] reductase → MLSIDLTGKRAFVAGIADDKGYGWAIAKALAEAGASICVGTWPPTMRIFTKSLERGKLDVSLPGGGEIEFERVYPFDAVYDTDDVVPADVANDKRYVKLSGYSIQGVADSMKADFGDGSVDILVHSLANGPEVQNDLLDTSRPGYLAAVSASAFSMVSMVQRFGPLMRPGGSVVSLSYLAAERVIPGYGGGMSSAKAALESDTRTLAFEAGRRWGIRVNTISAGPLASRAARAIGTIERMVEYYEENAALPEANTADEVGWAAAFLCSPLGSGITGETLHVDKGYHAMGMQAEPQLSAE, encoded by the coding sequence ATGCTGTCGATTGATCTCACCGGCAAACGAGCCTTCGTGGCGGGCATCGCCGACGACAAGGGATACGGCTGGGCGATTGCTAAGGCCCTTGCAGAGGCGGGTGCGTCGATCTGCGTGGGGACATGGCCGCCCACGATGCGGATCTTCACGAAGAGCTTGGAACGTGGGAAGCTGGACGTGTCGCTGCCCGGCGGCGGCGAGATTGAGTTTGAGCGGGTTTATCCGTTTGACGCCGTTTACGACACGGACGACGTGGTTCCGGCGGACGTCGCGAACGACAAGCGATACGTGAAATTAAGCGGCTACTCGATCCAAGGAGTTGCCGACAGCATGAAGGCGGACTTCGGGGATGGATCCGTGGATATCCTCGTCCACTCTCTCGCCAATGGGCCTGAGGTGCAGAACGACCTCCTCGATACAAGTCGCCCCGGTTATCTGGCGGCCGTTTCTGCGAGCGCATTCTCCATGGTGAGCATGGTGCAGCGTTTCGGACCGCTTATGCGACCGGGTGGATCCGTGGTATCGCTGTCCTATCTGGCGGCTGAGCGAGTGATTCCCGGATATGGCGGTGGCATGAGCTCAGCGAAGGCCGCGCTCGAGAGCGACACACGCACTCTCGCTTTCGAGGCGGGTCGTCGCTGGGGTATTCGCGTGAACACCATCAGTGCGGGCCCACTCGCGAGCCGGGCAGCAAGGGCGATTGGGACGATCGAACGCATGGTCGAATACTACGAAGAGAACGCCGCTCTCCCAGAGGCGAACACCGCCGATGAGGTTGGCTGGGCGGCGGCCTTCCTGTGCTCACCCCTCGGATCTGGAATTACCGGCGAGACGCTGCATGTAGATAAGGGCTACCATGCGATGGGGATGCAGGCGGAGCCCCAGCTTTCGGCGGAGTAG
- a CDS encoding aspartate aminotransferase family protein — MNQGDRPFGKQLPRIVSTPPGPRSREMAARLSKVESRNITWSSPDWPVFWSEAEGANVRDADGNVFIDLTSAFGVALLGHRSAPLEKALREERLIHGMGDIHPPVRKLELLERLAELSPWDETRIVLGSTGSEAVEVALKTAALASGRPGVLAFEGSYHGLTLGSLAVTERPHFRSGFERRLYGGVAFAPWPEGARARRGTDAETNRCSAEDALERIRVFLSDGAPNGDEIGAIIVEPMQARGGARLAPDGFMSELSDLAAAFSAIVIADEIFTGLGRCGATLASSRVGLRPDIVCVGKSLGAGLPISACMAPAEIMDAWPDSGGEAVHTSTFLGHPLACSAAIGALEVFESEAISDQSERRGIQLLEALKAELRSVEGVREVRGLGLLIGVEFEDARGGPDAGAGVRIAERVLRDGLIVLPAGEVGEVVEFSPPVVLTDEQVTFAVGTIGRAAREVL; from the coding sequence GTGAACCAGGGCGACCGGCCGTTTGGTAAACAGCTGCCCAGAATCGTCAGCACACCGCCCGGCCCCCGCTCGCGCGAGATGGCGGCTCGGCTCTCGAAGGTCGAGTCACGAAACATCACTTGGAGTAGTCCGGACTGGCCTGTGTTCTGGTCGGAGGCTGAGGGTGCGAATGTGCGCGATGCCGACGGCAATGTGTTCATCGACCTGACCTCAGCGTTCGGTGTAGCCTTGCTCGGACACCGGAGTGCGCCCCTGGAGAAGGCCCTCCGGGAAGAGCGGCTGATCCATGGGATGGGCGACATTCACCCGCCTGTTCGGAAGCTGGAGCTCCTTGAGCGGTTGGCCGAACTGTCTCCGTGGGACGAAACCCGCATCGTTCTGGGAAGCACCGGGTCGGAAGCGGTCGAGGTCGCGCTCAAGACCGCGGCGCTCGCTTCCGGCCGCCCGGGCGTTCTAGCATTCGAAGGGAGCTATCATGGCCTCACACTGGGGTCACTTGCGGTAACGGAGCGTCCGCACTTCCGGAGTGGCTTCGAACGCCGGCTCTACGGTGGTGTCGCGTTCGCCCCCTGGCCGGAAGGAGCAAGAGCCCGGCGTGGCACGGATGCCGAGACCAACCGCTGCTCTGCCGAGGATGCCCTAGAGCGGATCAGGGTCTTCCTCAGCGATGGGGCACCCAACGGTGATGAGATCGGCGCCATCATCGTTGAGCCGATGCAGGCACGTGGTGGTGCCCGTCTCGCTCCGGACGGCTTTATGTCGGAGCTCTCCGATCTGGCAGCCGCATTTTCGGCTATTGTGATCGCAGATGAGATATTCACGGGCCTTGGCAGGTGCGGAGCCACGCTCGCCTCTTCCCGGGTCGGATTACGGCCTGACATCGTTTGCGTGGGAAAGTCGCTTGGAGCAGGGCTTCCGATTTCGGCCTGCATGGCCCCTGCGGAAATCATGGATGCCTGGCCTGATAGCGGCGGTGAAGCGGTGCACACCAGCACCTTTCTTGGACACCCACTCGCGTGTTCAGCAGCGATTGGTGCGCTTGAGGTCTTTGAGTCCGAAGCCATTTCCGACCAGTCGGAGCGGCGTGGAATCCAACTACTGGAGGCTCTGAAGGCCGAGCTCAGATCCGTCGAGGGAGTGCGCGAAGTGCGTGGCCTCGGGCTCCTGATCGGTGTCGAATTCGAAGATGCCCGTGGTGGACCGGACGCGGGTGCCGGGGTTCGCATCGCGGAGAGAGTTCTTCGGGATGGACTGATCGTTCTTCCCGCCGGTGAGGTGGGCGAGGTGGTGGAGTTCAGTCCACCGGTGGTCCTGACCGACGAGCAGGTGACCTTCGCGGTCGGGACGATTGGGCGGGCTGCGAGAGAAGTCCTCTGA